The Humulus lupulus chromosome 7, drHumLupu1.1, whole genome shotgun sequence region TAGTTCATCAAACTATGCTTACATCCACCGGAGAGGCTAAGTGATTAATCATTTGAGTCACCTACTTATAGATTTATATGTAACTCTTACATAAGCCAATTCAGTAAAATGATGGTCAAACACAATAATTGAGTTATAAATAAAGCAATTATAATATTAAGGAAACATCCATATTAGCTATAATTAAATCTTCACGTGTTTCATGTCGTTGGTCACAACTAAAGAGTTGCTTAACCTTATCGCAGGGCCGACTCTAAAGTTTATTGGGCTCTAGATAGAAAAACAAAATCTGAGATCCATTTAATAATAAAGTATtgtaaaaattaacaaaatatagcattttaattgatatttttttttaaaaataggtcATTGGGCTAAGAGGGTCCTAAGTGTGGGCCTAGTCCGCCTTGGCCTAGGACCGCCTGTGTCACACCTTTCTCATGAAACAATGAGCTCAATACTATGATCTCACTTCTTTAAGACAAGCAAAGTAATTCTCATATGTTATAGACATTGTGACGAGCTGATTATGTGAGCTCACCTCTACTGGTTCAAGGTCATTCTTGTATCTTATGATGAAATTACCTCGTAACATAATATTAGGAACCCAATCTCTTATTTTGCTTACTTTTTTAAAATCTCACACATATCACatgcaattttttttcttttcatatttatcATGTTTAACAACTTAACCTGTTAAAATCATACATAAAACTTGACCCGTGAAATCAGAAACAATGTACCATTTAGTAGATTAACCTAATCAAGTCATGCCAGTAAGCATTCTTAAAGTAGtacaaaagaaggaaaaaaataaaaataataaatagacaaaagaaaagagtcaataaaccaatgacaaaataaataaataaaagatttattGTAGCCAAAAatgaatatataaaaaataaagtaagaaattgtcatttaacaaagaGGGGTGGTTGTGTGACCAGCTCtattttgtatttatttgtattttaattttttttgtgtcAACACACTCTAACACGTCTTCCTTCCATCTCAGctcatctcatctcatctcaGAGTCCCCACCTCCACTCCACTATCATTTATTATTGCATTGCACCCTTTTTATTCTtaaatttaatatatacattgaataaataaatagattTAATATAGTCATTGTAGCAGCTAACAAAACCCAACATTTTAATtgattcatttattttatttttttgaaaataataataatatctatttcaaaaaaatatatataattaattaattaattaatgaagttaataatatatagataagtgggACCCAAAAAACAGTGTTTTGTTCGGCCGATCACTTTGTCCGCTCTATCGTCCTTTGTTTGTTCATCCCCTTCGCACTTTAGCCTTTTGTCCTCTCTCTCCTCTGCTTACCGTACGCCCTCTTCTCTTATCAttcactctctttctctttctctttctctttctcacgCACACACGCACACACGCACCTTCTCCTCTATTCTCTTCTACTCTCTTCTCTCATATATCTCTCTCGCTCTCTGCTTTATATACTGGGATTTTTGTTTACCCTTTCTATTGCACAGATTCTGGGAGCCAACAAAGAGCCGCATAGAAGGGATCAGACCTATTTTTCAAATGATgggttttcgccattgatcttcgATTGAAGCTTGAGCTGTGTGCTTGTTTTGAATATGGAGAGTTTTTTGGAACTGGGTTTTCTTTAAAAAAGGGATCTTTGGGGTTGGGGTTGTGCTGTTTTATAAGGGTTTGTTTCGTTTCGTTTCGTTTCGTTTCGGTATTTGATTTCTGAGGGCCAGTTCCAATGGCTGGGAGTAATGAAGTCAACATCAATGAGTCCAAGGTACCGGCTTTTGTATATGTATTTTTTCAATCCATTTATGGGTATCTCTTGTTTTCTTTGGGTTCTGGGATTTTGTTCCTATAATTGGAAGTTTTGATTTTGTTGCTGCGTTTGGTTTGTGGGAGGCTTTATTTGGGTTTTGATATTGTGTATTTGTAGTTTATTTTAGGTTTTATAATCTGTGTTCGGGTATTGGGATTGAGCAGTTGAAAGTtcgaatttatttattatttatttgatGGGATTTAGAGACTGCTTTATTGGATTCTGATTTCTACTGTATGCTATCGGGTTcagcttatttatttttttgttttcttaattGTCACAGCTTTTGATTTATGCTGTTCGATGATCGAATCTACGGTTTTTTCGAAAGACCAGATTTTGGAAGTACTGTGTTTGATGTTAAATATTGGTTaaaattttgggggttttgacgttttcttagtagttttaattCCTAGAACTCGTATTTTAGTTGACTCTGAACTCCCTGCTCTCTTGTCAGAGTTCGCATTTGCTGAGTGTGTGTGTTCTAGTGATTCTATTTTCATTTGTTATTCTCTGTTACATATGCTGTGTACAGGCTTAAGTTTCTGCAAAACTTGACAATGTAGATCGGAATATAATGGTGTCATTTTCAGTTTTGGGAACTTTTTGTAATCCTACTTTGTTTTGCTGAGAGAAGAATTTTTTGTCTCCTTTTTGCTCTTTATAGAATGTGGTTCCGCTGAATACATGGGTCTTGATCTCCAACTTCAAGTTGGCTTACAATCTTCTTCGGCGTCCTGATGGAACTTTCAACCGACACTTGGCAGAATATCTTGATCGTAAAGTGATTGCCAATGCACACTCAATTGATGGGGTTTACTCTTTCGACACCATCATTGACCGTGAAACTAGCCTCCTCTGCAGAGTATATCGTCCAACTAATAATCCTGAGGAGCCTCGTCTGAACTTCCTTGATCTTGAAAAGCCTGTGACTTCTGCCAATGGTGAGGTTGTGCCTGTAATAATTTTCTTTCATGGTGGAAGTTTTGCTCATTCCTCTGCAAATAGTGCCATTTATGATTCTCTATGCCGTCGATTAGTGGGAATCTGTAAGGCCGTCGTTGTCTCAGTAGATTATCGCCGTGCACCAGAGAATCGTTATCCTTGTGCCTATGATGATGGATGGACTACTCTTAATTGGGTAAACTCTAGATCATGGCTTCGAAGCAAGGACTCGAAGGTGCATATATACATGGCCGGCGATAGTTCAGGTGGAAACATTGTACACAACGTTGCCTTGAGAGCAGTGGAATCTGGAATTGAAATATTAGGTAACATTCTGCTCAATCCAATGTTTGGTGGGCAAGAGAGAACTGAATCT contains the following coding sequences:
- the LOC133790848 gene encoding gibberellin receptor GID1C-like; amino-acid sequence: MAGSNEVNINESKNVVPLNTWVLISNFKLAYNLLRRPDGTFNRHLAEYLDRKVIANAHSIDGVYSFDTIIDRETSLLCRVYRPTNNPEEPRLNFLDLEKPVTSANGEVVPVIIFFHGGSFAHSSANSAIYDSLCRRLVGICKAVVVSVDYRRAPENRYPCAYDDGWTTLNWVNSRSWLRSKDSKVHIYMAGDSSGGNIVHNVALRAVESGIEILGNILLNPMFGGQERTESETRLDGKYFVTLKDRDWYWRAFLPEGEDRDHPACNPFGPRGKSLEGLKFPKSLVVVAGLDLIQDWQLTYAKGLEKANQVVKLLFLEKATIGFYLLPNNDHFYTVMDEISNFVSSDCE